The Theileria orientalis strain Shintoku DNA, chromosome 3, complete genome genome window below encodes:
- a CDS encoding 50S ribosomal protein L12 has product MTFNYTLVLSYAHCLFFYALFLSQIPCYNSLRIGITPSALTYINSHSNLKAYENSKRLSHKLTLRSSKVDEILESLKNLSLLETSELVRKIEETFGVTSSAMPQQPLNLVPQATAPQEAYKDDEEDDMEERQIDKKRKHSVVIKDINKDFLYQAYKALKQYYTNISALEVKKIMDSIPYTVKTVPTRREAEEIVKKLTAEGMTIEIE; this is encoded by the coding sequence ATGACTTTTAATTACACACTAGTTCTGAGCTATGCGCATTGTCTGTTTTTCTACGCACTGTTCTTATCGCAGATTCCATGTTATAACTCACTCAGGATTGGAATCACACCGTCAGCTTTAACGTACATAAACTCACACAGTAACCTTAAAGCATACGAGAATTCTAAAAGGCTGTCTCATAAACTGACGCTTCGGAGCTCAAAGGTCGACGAGATACTCGAAAGCCTGAAGAATCTTTCACTCCTGGAGACCTCGGAGCTCGTCAGGAAAATAGAGGAGACCTTCGGGGTAACGTCCAGCGCCATGCCTCAGCAGCCTCTAAACCTGGTCCCCCAGGCTACCGCTCCCCAAGAGGCCTACAAGGAtgacgaggaggacgacaTGGAGGAGCGCCAGATCGAcaagaagaggaagcacAGCGTGGTGATCAAGGATATTAACAAGGACTTCCTCTACCAGGCCTACAAGGCCCTGAAGCAGTACTACACGAACATTTCTGCGCTCGAggttaaaaaaattatggATTCTATACCGTACACTGTTAAGACAGTTCCCACCAGGAGGGAGGCCGAggaaatagttaaaaaattgactGCCGAGGGAATGACGATAGAGATAGAATAA
- a CDS encoding uncharacterized protein (CS domain containing protein), translated as MNTFNYLPFSNFESTYFILITVLLLKNVVISICVPGRNLNTPPNCKNKLLFINTHYPKIPRSQKFSLNSGWGLTDKYSWKETNEYIYISSSLGPNIDSSHIKVNLTKDFIKVDKQGSIIPLFEGKTKVCAQFHIYFKGKIEVDESFWTLEEQKGTSELQITLKKSQQFQQEWFGVLVNENVQLKDYYGNSDSMQILKPGR; from the coding sequence ATGAATACTTTTAATTATCTGCCATTTTCAAACTTTGAGTcaacttattttattttaataaccGTTTTATTACTTAAAAATGTAGTTATTTCAATATGTGTTCCTGGAAGGAACCTTAATACTCCTCCaaactgtaaaaataaGCTGTTGTTTATCAATACACATTACCCTAAAATACCTAGAAGTCAAAAATTCAGTTTAAACTCTGGTTGGGGACTGACAGACAAATATTCCTGGAAAGAAACgaatgaatatatatatatttcatCATCTCTAGGGCCGAATATAGACTCATCGCATattaaagtaaatttaacaaaggATTTTATAAAAGTTGATAAGCAAGGGAGTATAATACCCTTATTTGAAGGAAAAACTAAGGTGTGTGCAcaatttcatatttattttaagggGAAAATTGAAGTGGACGAATCATTTTGGACTTTGGAAGAACAAAAAGGAACATCTGAACTCCAAATAACACTTAAAAAATCTCAACAATTTCAACAGGAGTGGTTTGGAGTGCTGGTTAATGAGAATGTGCAACTGAAGGATTATTATGGGAACTCGGATTCAATGCAAATCCTGAAGCCCGGAAGGTGA
- a CDS encoding uncharacterized protein (heat shock protein DnaJ, N-terminal domain containing protein), translated as METFSLESHGIYCTKFFRNVGSRKLGEMFVRWMKREADEMVPFGRPKTEMEFSYLSEASGDKLIFLGLDYDEYMKVVIKTSEEDANSSELVLINGPKTNILKGSYGRDLKDRLVKSINALVSCFENDVNKLLTLMSTSKVKSEYDYSGSNAVLSVSNLEDYVNYHKKLDEIMKGKRIDLSQSEEVKNELSKAKADEKASTDMSIAKLAEAISVTERKKPKEQIKTIVSNLKKNLSLDEMQMEDLFKNAMERLNRQVEEKKQREEEISKSKSTDTWFESQMEPKTIIDKAEDPFYAIMNNPANMETSLLVRKYHSISKTQQEKLRERWNNNAKRLNLLVNELFEATPDVLSTICNNYRDLLISEDYPTIMRSYIVNNGIRSEREKERLRYLNEFVLSIYKDAEIYTLKDEQYQLAKIKQICDWAINDFENINDLVEANKNQYDVHFMSYIKLLIRKESEMFEKSGVSMRPENNPWLSILTIIQIAIRSMMEADIAEDLNLITNIVHMKMPKVRTHMTEFILATMPRSEWKSFKKLVFTLTDALTNKGTEEGNMTNIPEYVPEACHQLRREVESMIPDWIIEELLSENDKKLMMENNEEVTWDCRREKYNIDKNLLSQKHKQYQFMLHPDKHANKSPDELDLITSNSSLVNTYYSTLLDDKKRAKCLFVMKYGKEKFEKMISKREEDQLEQIMEVSVKRINKRAQAHEKVESLGSEEERKELKEEFEKKIEDSVNKIGMSFENEVNTKTNKRVQEPDSIIDNYRYLSFYRQIYEKLK; from the exons atgGAAACATTTAGCCTTGAGAGTCACGGGATATACTGCACGAAGTTTTTCAGAAACGTGGGTAGTAGGAAGCTGGGAGAGATGTTCGTTAGGTGGATGAAGAGAGAAGCAGACGAAATGGTGCCGTTCGGAAGGCCGAAAACTGAAATGGAGTTTAGTTACCTGTCAGAAGCATCAGGGGATAAGCTGATATTCCTAGGTCTGGACTACGATGAATACATGAAGGTggtgataaaaacaagtgAAGAAGACGCAAATTCGAGTGAACTCGTGCTAATAAATGGGCCGAAGACGAACATACTCAAGGGCTCTTACGGCAGAGACTTGAAGGACAGACTGGTCAAATCAATAAACGCGCTCGTCAGCTGCTTCGAGAACGATGTGAACAAGTTGTTGACGCTGAT GTCTACCTCGAAGGTTAAAAGTGAGTATGATTACTCAGGATCAAACGCGGTACTGAGTGTGAGTAACCTGGAAGATTATGTGAATTATCATAAGAAGCTCGATGAAATAATGAAGGGTAAGAGGATTGACCTGAGTCAAAGTGAAGAAGTGAAGAATGAGTTGTCGAAAGCGAAGGCTGATGAAAAAGCAAGTACCGACATGAGCATAGCGAAGTTGGCAGAAGCAATAAGTGTAACTGAAAGGAAGAAACCCAaggaacaaataaaaacaatagtaTCGAATCTGAAGAAAAATTTAAGCCTAGACGAGATGCAAATGGAAGACTTGTTTAA AAATGCAATGGAACGTCTGAACAGACAAgtggaggagaagaagcaaagagaagaagagatATCGAAATCAAAATCAACAGATACATGGTTTGAAAGTCAAATGGAGCCAAAAACGATAATAG ATAAGGCGGAGGATCCTTTCTACGCAATAATGAATAACCCAGCTAACATGGAGACGTCATTGTTGGTTAGGAAGTATCATTCAATCTCAAAGACGCAGCAGGAAAAGTTGAGAGAAAGATGGAACAATAAC GCAAAACGATTAAATTTGTTGGTAAATGAGTTGTTTGAAGCTACTCCAGATGTTCTATCAACGATTTGCAATAATTACAG GGATTTGTTGATATCAGAAGATTATCCGACGATAATGAGGAGTTACATAGTAAATAATGGAATTAGAAGTGAAagagaaaaggaaaggTTGCGTTACTTAAATGAATTTGTATTGAGTATATACAAAGACGCAGagatatacacacttaagGATGAACAGTATCAGCTGGCGAAAATAAAGCAAATATGTGACTGGGCAATCAAcgattttgaaaatataaatgaccTG GTTGAAGCGAATAAGAATCAGTACGACGTGCACTTTATGTCGTATATAAAGCTGCTGATACGAAAGGAGTCGGAGATGTTTGA GAAGTCTGGAGTGTCAATGAGGCCAGAAAATAATCCGTGGCTGTCAATACTGacaataatacaaatagcAATCAGGTCCATGATGGAAGCAGATATCGCAGAg GATTTGAACCTAATAACGAACATAGTTCACATGAAAATGCCAAAAGTGAGGACGCACATGACGGAGTTCATACTGGCAACAATGCCGAGATCAGAGTGGAAGTCGTTTAAGAAGTTGGTGTTCACACTAACAGACGCACTGACAAACAAGGGAACGGAAGAAGG AAACATGACGAACATTCCGGAGTATGTGCCGGAAGCGTGCCATCAGCTGAGAAGAGAAGTGGAAAGTATGATACCAGATTGGATAATAGAAGAGTTGCTGTCGGAAAACGACAAGAAGTTGATGATGGAAAACAAT GAAGAAGTGACATGGGATTGTAGGCGAGAGAAGTACAACATAGATaagaacctgctgagcCAAAAGCATAAGCAGTACCAGTTCATGTTGCATCCGGACAAGCACGCGAATAAGAGCCCTGACGAACTGGATCTGATAACCTCGAACTCGAGTTTGGTGAACACATACTACAGCACACTGCTGGACGATAAAAAGAGAGCTAAGTGCCTATTTGTAATGAAATACGGAAAAGag AAGTTCGAAAAAATGATCAGTAAAAGGGAGGAAGATCAACTGGAACAAATAATGGAAGTAAGtgtaaaaagaataaataaaagagcACAGGCGCACGAAAAGGTGGAATCTTTAGGAAgcgaagaagaaaggaaGGAATTGAAGGAGGAATTCGAGAAGAAGATAGAGGATTCAGTAAACAAAATAGGGATGAGCTTCGAAAACGaagtaaacacaaaaacaaataaacgTGTTCAGGAACCAGATTCGATAATAGATAACTACCGGTATTTGTCGTTTTACAGGCAAATTTACGAAAAATTGAAGTGA
- a CDS encoding uncharacterized protein (biotin/lipoyl attachment domain containing protein), producing the protein MALFSRARLALDSRLLSAAALTRAYASISFQKTAGCCNFDRLARNQVRKFSSEEGAGRAEMSLARVMSKMSSTLESESVNVVKVPNMGKNVDKCKIFKWVKRPGDYVNVDDLICIIETDLVFGKVYSRLAGTMIESVNQEGSMVSVGSDLAVLVNNQMLGPGSEDCEASRLGVEQKRAFSTAKYVPSISFSRCKLGGNAPARGSGALASGSPDGVAVLDDFYKSPYRSWFRSISEEEIATVNQGTVDVK; encoded by the exons atggcGTTGTTCTCAAGAGCCAGGTTAGCCTTGGATTCCAGACTACTGAGTGCTGCAGCGCTCACAAGAGCCTACGCGTCAATCTCTTTTCAAAAAACAGCAGGATGTTGCAATTTTGACCGCTTAGCCAGGAACCAGGTGCGCAAATTTAGCTCCGAGGAAGGAGCAGGAAGGGCTGAAATGAGCCTCGCGAGAGTAATGTCGAAAATGAGCTCGACGCTGGAATCGGAGTCAGTAAACGTCGTGAAGGTCCCGAATATGGGAAAAAACGTAGataagtgtaaaatatttaagtGGGTGAAGAGGCCTGGGGACTATGTGAACGTGGACGACctaatatgtataatagaGACGGACCTG GTTTTCGGAAAGGTGTACTCGCGACTGGCCGGCACGATGATCGAGAGCGTGAACCAAGAAG GATCCATGGTTTCCGTCGGATCGGACCTGGCCGTGCTCGTGAACAACCAGATGCTGGGCCCGGGGTCGGAAGACTGCGAGGCCTCGAGGCTCGGCGTGGAGCAGAAGAGGGCCTTTTCCACCGCCAAGTACGTGCCTTCGATATCGTTCAGCAGGTGCAAGCTC GGCGGAAACGCACCAGCCAGGGGCAGCGGCGCCCTTGCATCAGGTAGCCCCGACGGAGTCGCAGTGCTGGACGACTTCTACAAGTCGCCGTACAGAAGCTGGTTCAGAAGCATAAGCGAGGAGGAGATAGCCACGGTCAACCAGGGCACAGtggatgtaaaatag
- a CDS encoding uncharacterized protein (aldo/keto reductase family protein) produces MCNIRRFGILFIIFNTLISSSFGYKFINLHNAANLDFVRNNNLLKPDTHSRFRLNADSEFDSKPKELFSDTLSNPVYEKGVSTSIHKKPFKPQNKNLLKNLGKLHYEGVLNQIQNIVDLRVEDEKGTKSEKLKNKLDKFNNETDKQVISKVNELKKCIIYNQLRTINRKNNLKTERVLRTNDFIDGMYYRRLGESDFAVSQLCVGTSMYDNPELIDPEHSVEIMETALKRYGINYFDTCEYDPYPYEPRSYLEGHHRTLRKFIRLAGRENVILSGRISSSNLGKHKTSGRFLSWVRGSIMSPPSVKTIEKAVDKLLTSLGTDYLDVLSFVYPYRYVPLSHLGEDTQIDIFNQLVSKGKVRSVGLSNETTWGIYQMKYHKSRKFKLVCNQRMYNLLHRNEVESSGLVEASLKEHFNCPIVAYATLAGGILTGKYIDPERFNPYGADKIKSKVNVVDDQMPDDYEVPEDYGYLDYGPSNSRCNLFPETYHTHRTVWCQHATAEYLKLARTYGLTLSQMALAWCYTRPFIASTIIAPRSIGQLHESISALNYPFSKTLEDDIHEIFLRYRAPTMCGPQILTKIDEEYPLTVSQNDIVKKGSVPIWSGGSHWDLENVPPLDKIALEKRRRDEFIDIKRIFGLLDKPNDRNWMNYRCWVERINEGLPGEYFAVKESKLFSWDTMKLDGLTLVNKTPEEVKRDDTSDFHFYWKGGKVYVGPTSEAIYSFYKDREAQYNVMQQREISFMRGMDKEALDPDAMIWSRVDADLVYKTLMETHGIDVLSQDLEDLLSEHSLDTTKLTEAERKCEKFAYFNRHADKVKSH; encoded by the exons atgtgtaatattagAAGGTTCGGTATCCtctttataatttttaacacactgatctcttcttcatttggatataaatttataaatttacacaatgCTGCCAATTTAGACTTCGTTAGAAacaataatttactaaaacCGGACACACATAGCAGGTTTAGACTTAATGCCGACTCTGAGTTTGACAGTAAACCCAAAGAGCTATTCTCTGATACATTATCAAACCCCGTATACGAAAAGGGTGTATCCACCAGTATACACAAGAAGCCTTTCAAGCCTCAAAACAAGAATTTGTTGAAGAATTTGGGAAAATTACACTACGAGGGTGTGCTAAATCAGATACAGAATATAGTTGACCTGAGGGTTGAAGATGAAAAGGGAACAAAATCggaaaaattaaagaataaattagACAAATTCAACAACGAAACTGACAAACAAGTCATTTCCAAAGTcaatgaattaaaaaaatgtataatatacaatcaATTGAGAACGATAAATCGCAAGAACAACTTAAAAACTGAGCGAGTGCTAAGAACAAACGACTTCATAGACG GTATGTATTACAGGAGGTTGGGGGAATCGGATTTTGCAGTCAGCCAACTGTGCGTTGGAACGTCAATGTATGACAATCCGGAGTTGATAGACCCTGAGCACTCAGTGGAGATAATGGAAACGGCACTGAAGAGATACGGGATAAACTACTTT GACACGTGTGAATATGACCCATATCCATATGAGCCAAGGAGTTATCTGGAGGGCCATCACAGAACTCTCAGAAAGTTCATTAGATTGGCCGGAAGGGAAAACGTGATACTGTCCGGAAGGATATCATCCAGTAACTTAGGAAAACACAAGACCTCGGGAAGATTCTTGTCATGGGTGAGAGGTAGTATCATGTCGCCGCCAAGCGT GAAAACCATTGAAAAAGCAGTCGACAAACTGCTGACCAGTCTGGGCACGGATTACCTGGATGTACTGTCGTTCGTGTACCCGTACCGCTACGTGCCGCTATCGCACCTGGGAGAGGACAC ACAAATAGATATATTCAACCAGCTCGTGTCCAAGGGGAAGGTGAGGAGTGTAGGCCTGTCGAACGAGACCACTTGGGGGATTTACCAAATGAAGTACCACAAAAGTCGCAAATTTAAGCTGGTGTGCAACCAGAGGATGTACAACCTCCTACATCGCAACGAAGTGGAGTCAAGCg gCCTGGTGGAAGCAAGCCTGAAGGAGCACTTCAACTGTCCAATAGTGGCTTACGCGACGCTGGCAGGAGGAATATTAACGGGGAAGTACATCGACCCAGAGAG GTTTAACCCGTACGGAGCGGACAAGATTAAGTCGAAGGTGAATGTCGTTGACGATCAGATGCCCGATGACT ATGAGGTGCCTGAGGACTACGGATACTTGGACTACGGGCCGTCCAACTCACGCTGCAACCTCTTTCCAGAAACTTATCACACTCACAG GACTGTTTGGTGCCAGCACGCCACAGCAGAATATTTGAAGCTGGCCAGGACGTATGGACTGACGCTGTCGCAAATGGCGCTCGCCTGGTGTTATACAAGGCCCTTT ATCGCAAGCACAATTATAGCCCCTAGAAGCATCGGACAGCTTCACGAGAGCATATCTGCCCTGAACTACCCGTTTTCGAAGACTCTCGAGGATGACATCCACGAGATATTCCTGAGGTACAGAGCCCCGACGATGTGCGGGCCTCAAATCCTCACGAAGATAGATGAAGAGTACCCACTAACAGTGTCGCAAAACGACATTGTCAAAAAGGGCTCGGTGCCCATTTGGAGCGGAGGGTCGCACTGGGACCTGGAAAATGTCCCACCACTGGATAAGATAGCCCTGGAGAAGAGACGGAGAGACGAGTTTATTGACATTAAGAGGATTTTTGGACTCCTGGATAAGCCTAACGACAGAAATTGGATGAATTACAGGTGCTGGGTTGAACGCATCAATGAAGGGCTGCCAG GGGAATACTTCGCAGTAAAGGAAAGTAAACTGTTCTCCTGGGACACGATGAAGCTGGACGGCCTAACACTGGTGAACAAGACTCCTGAGGAAGTTAAGAGGGACGACACGTCCGATTTCCACTTCTACTGGAAGGGCGGCAAG GTTTATGTTGGTCCTACCAGTGAAGCCATTTATAGCTTCTACAAGGACAGGGAGGCACAGTATAATGTCATGCAGCA GCGTGAAATAAGTTTTATGCGCGGGATGGATAAAGAGGCTTTG GATCCGGATGCCATGATCTGGTCCCGTGTTGACGCCGACTTGGTCTACAAGACACTCATGGAGACCCACGGCATCGACGTGCTCAGTCAGGACCTTGAGGACCTGCTCTCTGAACACTCCCTGGACACCACGAAGCTCACCGAGGCCGAGAGGAAGTGCGAAAAGTTTGCATACTTTAACAGACACGCGGACAAGGTTAAATCACATTAG
- a CDS encoding uncharacterized protein (citrate synthase family protein) has product MYNLLKFRRFLNTSRNIVGKHKHEQIVCVETEIYSPFINNDIYYRGYPLSKLATRNKFLDNFYLLLNSDLPSKKQDAEFANKIKTGMKDIPAMIRNLNAAIPANINICNFDREYGHIFGQCLGILSERYFAGVKYKLDSEDPLEHSIDDNNCNQLDESVSKLLNAVFTIYMEHGLTSASYSCRICISEGGSTFSGLICASATHKYAMETLNSYLVLKELTDKQLQEVLKSFEFNNNLKFPLDEITFNRRDPRCRIIAEICKEHFGEDIFSKLSEIENKFSNRLYFKFDVYVFELMKRLYHHVNNGCDDLYFNGNLFNKHLKDKIMAMLMSSRIAGVSNLLIHWSDFPYSRST; this is encoded by the exons ATGTATAATTTGCTGAAATTTAGGAGATTCCTAAATACAAGTAGAAATATTGTTGGAAAGCACAAACACGAACAAATAGTATGTGTAGAAACAGAGATATATTCTCCGTTCATAAACAACG ATATTTACTACCGCGGTTACCCTCTGAGCAAGTTGGCAACTAGGAATAAGTTTTTGGATAACTTTTATCTCCTATTAAACTCGGATCTTCCATCAAAAAAGCAGGATGCTGAGTTTGCCAATAAGATTAAAACGGGAATGAAAGATATTCCGGCCATGATCAGGAACTTGAATGCCGCAATTCCTGCTAATATTAACATCT GCAACTTCGACCGGGAATATGGGCATATTTTTGGGCAGTGCTTAGGCATTCTCAGCGAAAGATATTTTGCtggtgtaaaatataagttaGATTCGGAAGACCC GTTAGAGCATTCGATAGATGATAATAATTGCAATCAGCTTGACGAATCGGTTTCTAAGTTGCTGAACGCGGTATTCACAATCTACATGGAGCACGGGCTGACAA GCGCATCGTACAGCTGCAGAATATGCATTTCTGAGGGAGGAAGTACCTTTTCAGGCCTAATATGTGCATCTGCCACGCACAAATACGCAATGGAAACTTTGAATTCATACCTGGTCTTAAAAGAATTGACAGATAAGCAGCTTCAAGAAGTGCTAAAATCATTTGAATTTAACAACAACTTAAAATTCCCACTAGATGAAATCACATTTAATAGGAGAGATCCCAGGTGTAGAATAATAGCA gAAATATGCAAAGAGCATTTCGGTGAAGATATTTTCTCGAAACTATCcgaaattgaaaataagtTTTCGAACAggttgtattttaaattcgaCGTGTACGTCTTCGAATTAATGAAGAG GCTATACCATCATGTAAATAATGGGTGTGATGACCTCTACTTTAATGgtaatttattcaataaGCATTTGAAGGATAAGATCATGGCTATGCTAATGTCCTCTAGAATCGCAGGTGTGTCAAATTTACTGATTCATTGGTCCGACTTTCCATACTCCAGGTCAACATAA
- a CDS encoding uncharacterized protein (RNA recognition motif, RNP-1 domain containing protein), producing MIRLSRITTFSGYTCPGASKMKWFFVKPYVRADPTSLIHYPETSNIDKRKIDWMYDKPYDRSEVISVYGPNTIELRNLPMGRTPEYLQERLRRFFSKFGVVSFCRCKPHDLDPYQCNGTGYVTFRSKKASIEAASANLVFPFTLHSKKIAIRHLDTDRTNDPDYLYKNQHYNKQILAIAKDLYAKIYKTGICDLSKISHGLYERNFYTGKLHKAGLSIFMRFGSWAGFLNFEPFRELFKVEDGKVTLLLTGDEKMERVMKLAEIILGRMLEETVTRDWREGKPKLIEQAQKEVDALYYMQPLPEQLQLLSRSHNMYRLHDERHLFKISIKQKRNEARRLYRSMKRAQVEQ from the exons atgatCAGATTGTCTAGAATAACAACGTTTTCAGGCTACACATGTCCCGGAGCTTCGAAGATGAAGTGGTTTTTTGTAAAACCGTACGTGAGAGCAGATCCTACCAGCCTGATTCATTATCCCGAGACCTCGAACATAGATAAAAGGAAGATCGATTGGATGTATGATAAGCCTTACGACAG GTCGGAAGTCATTTCCGTGTATGGCCCGAATACAATTGAACTGCGCAACCTGCCAATGGGAAGGACTCCAGAGTACCTTCAGGAGAGGCTCAGAAGGTTCTTCTCAAAGTTTGGAGTCGTGTCGTTCTGTAGGTGTAAACCTCACGACCTGGACCCCTACCAGTGTAACGGCACCGGTTACGTCACATTCAGAAGTAAGAAGGCGTCGATAGAGGCAGCGTCAGCTAACTTGGTGTTTCCGTTCACACTCCACAGTAAAAAGATAGCAATTCGGCATCTGGACACCGATAGGACCAATGACCCagattatttatataagAACCAGCATTACAATAAGCAAATCCTCGCAATAGCCAAGGACTTGTACGCGAAGATATATAAAACGGGAATATGTGACCTGAGTAAAATATCGCACGGACTTTACGAAAGGAACTTCTACACGGGAAAGTTGCACAAAGCAGGACTCTCAATATTCATGAGATTTGGAAGCTGGGCTggatttttaaattttgagCCTTTTAGAGAATTATTTAAAGTTGAAG ATGGCAAGGTTACCCTTCTATTGACCGGAGACGAGAAGATGGAAAGAGTAATGAAACTAGCGGAAATAATACTAGGTCGTATGCTCGAGGAGACTGTAACTAGGGACTGGAGGGAAGGGAAGCCCAAATTGATAGAGCAGGCGCAGAAGGAAGTAGACGCGCTGTACTATATGCAGCCTCTTCCGGAacagctgcagctgcttTCAAGGAGCCACAACATGTATCGCCTACATGACGAACGCCACCTCTTTAAGATATCAATAAAGCAGAAGCGTAACGAGGCCAGAAGGCTGTACAGAAGTATGAAAAGAGCACAGGTTGAACAATGA
- a CDS encoding casein kinase, with protein sequence MLGRSLEIRVGGKYRLGRKIGSGSFGDIFIGTHITTGEDVAIKLESHRSRHPQLLYESKLYKLLAGGVGIPTIHWYGIEGEYNILIMDLLGPSLEDLFTICNRKLSLKTVLMLADQMLNRIEYCHSKNFIHRDIKPDNFLIGRGKKMSIVYIIDFGLAKKYRDSKTAQHICYREGKNLTGTARYASINTHLGIEQSRRDDMEALGYVLLYFMRGSLPWQGLKATSKKDKYDKISEKKIAIPVDLLCKQLPFEFVTFINYARSLRFEDRPDYSYLRRILKDLFFRQGYQYDFIFDWTFLHTAQLMHTMMTEDIERFERITKDRERDQEETNPRLTLKNK encoded by the coding sequence ATGCTCGGTAGGTCACTGGAAATTAGAGTCGGTGGCAAGTATCGACTCGGTCGCAAGATCGGCAGCGGCTCCTTCGGTGACATTTTCATTGGAACTCACATAACCACCGGCGAGGACGTCGCAATAAAGTTAGAATCTCATAGAAGCCGCCACCCTCAGCTTCTATACGAGTCGAAGCTGTACAAGCTGCTAGCAGGTGGCGTAGGAATCCCAACCATCCACTGGTACGGCATAGAGGGGGAGTACAACATCCTTATCATGGACCTCCTGGGCCCTTCACTCGAggatttatttacaatatGTAACAGGAAACTGAGTCTAAAAACAGTGCTCATGTTAGCAGACCAAATGTTAAACCGTATAGAGTACTGCCACTCGAAAAACTTTATTCACAGAGACATTAAACCTGACAACTTTTTGATAGGCCGTGGCAAAAAGATGTCAATTGTTTACATCATCGACTTCGGGCTAGCCAAGAAATACCGTGACTCTAAAACTGCTCAGCACATATGTTACAGGGAGGGCAAGAACCTGACTGGCACTGCTCGTTACGCCAGCATAAACACTCACCTGGGCATAGAGCAGAGTCGTCGTGACGACATGGAGGCTCTCGGTTACGTGCTGCTCTACTTCATGCGCGGCAGTCTCCCCTGGCAGGGTCTCAAGGCCACGAGCAAGAAGGACAAGTATGATAAAATCAGCGAGAAAAAAATCGCAATTCCTGTCGACTTACTTTGCAAACAGCTCCCCTTCGAGTTTGTCACCTTCATCAACTACGCCAGATCTCTCAGGTTCGAGGACAGGCCTGATTATTCGTATTTGAGGAGAATTCTCAAGGATTTGTTTTTTAGACAGGGTTATCAGTACGACTTTATCTTTGACTGGACTTTCTTGCACACTGCTCAGCTCATGCACACCATGATGACTGAGGACATTGAGCGTTTCGAGAGGATCACCAAGGACCGTGAGCGTGACCAGGAGGAGACAAACCCTAGACTAACACTAAAGAAcaaataa